A single region of the Vicia villosa cultivar HV-30 ecotype Madison, WI linkage group LG4, Vvil1.0, whole genome shotgun sequence genome encodes:
- the LOC131598888 gene encoding glutathione S-transferase 3-like, producing MANEVILLDKWASMYGMRARIALAEKGISYESREEDFNNKSDLLLQSNPIHKKIPVLIHNGKSISESGIIVQYIDEVWNDKNPFFSSDPYERAQARFWVDYIDKKVFDTWLKVWLSKGEEYEEAKKELISIFKTLEGTLGDKNFYGGESFGYLDIGLVPFYSWFYTFEKYGNFKFEVETPKLVAWGKRCVEKESVSKSLPDEKKIYEYVVAGKKALGYED from the exons ATGGCAAACGAGGTGATTCTGTTGGATAAATGGGCTAGCATGTATGGTATGAGGGCTAGGATTGCATTAGCTGAAAAAGGTATTAGCTATGAATCCAGAGAAGAAGATTTTAATAATAAGAGTGATTTGCTTCTTCAATCCAACCCTATTCATAAGAAGATTCCAGTTCTTATCCATAATGGTAAATCCATTTCTGAATCTGGAATTATTGTCCAATACATTGATGAGGTTTGGAATGACAAAAATCCATTCTTTTCCTCTGATCCTTATGAGAGAGCTCAAGCTAGATTTTGGGTTGATTACATTGACAAAAAG GTTTTTGATACTTGGTTGAAAGTGTGGCTTTCAAAAGGTGAAGAATATGAGGAAGCTAAGAAGGAGTTGATCTCTATTTTTAAGACACTAGAGGGGACATTAGGTGACAAGAATTTTTATGGTGGTGAGAGTTTTGGGTATCTTGATATTGGTTTGGTTCCTTTTTATAGCTGGTTTTATACTTTTGAGAAATATGGTAACTTCAAATTTGAAGTGGAGACTCCTAAACTCGTGGCTTGGGGAAAGAGATGCGTTGAGAAAGAAAGTGTTTCGAAATCACTTCCGGATGAGAAGAAGATATATGAGTATGTTGTGGCCGGGAAGAAAGCACTTGGGTATGAAGATTAG